One window from the genome of Cryptomeria japonica chromosome 6, Sugi_1.0, whole genome shotgun sequence encodes:
- the LOC131038939 gene encoding aquaporin NIP1-1 produces MATELPSAEIGALTSNGNKNGGIVRGFDDGKGVAVGDLEVGVSPSRVPQSSASFMPSSKFIKKVGAEIIGTFFLMFAGCGSVVIDKKSNGSITHLGVSLVWGMAVMIMIYAVGHISGAHFNPAVTLAFATTRKFPLINIPGYLGAQLLSAIVAGYVLRLLFGDIAHMAATLPTGSDMQSFVFEILITFLLMFVVSAVATDTKAVGEMAGLAVGTTIAMNVLIAGPISGASMNPARSIGSAVAGNKYTSFWIYMTAPIIGAIAGALAYDLIRLSNRPVHEVTKSGSLLRSLRSRSSIH; encoded by the exons ATGGCTACTGAATTGCCTTCTGCAGAAATTGGGGCCTTGACCAGTAATGGCAATAAAAATGGTGGTATTGTCAGGGGTTTTGATGATGGAAAAGGTGTTGCTGTAGGGGATTTGGAAGTGGGTGTAAGCCCAAGTCGTGTTCCTCAGAGCTCCGCATCTTTCATGCCTTCTTCTAAGTTTATCAAGAAG GTGGGAGCAGAAATCATAGGCACATTTTTCCTGATGTTTGCAGGATGTGGGTCTGTTGTAATCGATAAGAAGAGCAATGGTTCCATAACACATCTTGGGGTATCACTTGTTTGGGGGATGGCAGTGATGATCATGATCTATGCTGTTGGTCATATCTCTGGGGCTCATTTCAACCCTGCTGTTACCTTGGCCTTCGCAACTACAAGAAAATTTCCATTAATCAAT ATTCCAGGATACTTAGGAGCCCAGTTACTGTCTGCAATAGTTGCTGGATATGTTCTCCGGTTGCTGTTTGGAGACATAGCACACATGGCAGCAACTTTACCAACAGGATCAGACATGCAGTCGTTTGTTTTTGAAATTCTGATAACATTTCTCTTGATGTTTGTGGTTTCTGCAGTGGCCACAGATACTAAAGCG GTGGGAGAAATGGCAGGATTGGCTGTTGGAACTACCATAGCTATGAATGTTCTTATAGCCGG ACCAATATCAGGGGCATCAATGAACCCAGCAAGAAGCATAGGCTCTGCTGTAGCAGGGAACAAATACACAAGCTTTTGGATATACATGACAGCCCCCATTATTGGTGCAATTGCAGGGGCTTTAGCATATGACCTGATTCGCCTCAGTAATAGGCCAGTACATGAGGTTACCAAGAGTGGGTCCCTCCTAAGAAGTCTTCGCTCAAGATCATCAATCCATTAG